CATGACCCGGCCCCGGACGACGAAACCCTCGGTCAGCTCGATCAGCGACACATTGCGCGCGACGGGGGTGTTGCGGTGGACCACCGTGGAGTGGCGGACCGTGCCCACGCCCTCGCTGCGCTCCGTGCGCAGGTCGCCGCCCTGGCAGACCGGACACAGCAGGCGGTGGTACATCGCCGTGCCGCACCAGGTGCAGCGCTGGAAGAGGATCGCGTCCGCGGCCGGGGCGAGGGGCTCGAGTACGCCCGTCGCGGAACCGGCTGTCTGACGAGCAATGTTTCCTGAGTGGTG
This portion of the Streptomyces canus genome encodes:
- a CDS encoding Zn-ribbon domain-containing OB-fold protein; amino-acid sequence: MYHHSGNIARQTAGSATGVLEPLAPAADAILFQRCTWCGTAMYHRLLCPVCQGGDLRTERSEGVGTVRHSTVVHRNTPVARNVSLIELTEGFVVRGRVMGPPAAIHSGDRVRMSTAKDPVRGEPVFQLLDEPYRAWS